TCTCCTGAAGTTAAACCTTTGGCTATGGTGAGTATGCTACGATTCTGATACTCGTTTTTCTGCATTTCTGCCTCCTTGACTGTAAATTACTAATCGGCTTTCCCATGTAACATTCTTATTTTAGACTTACCGCGAGctgtctggggaagcagcacaACTTACAAAAGAATACCTTGATATGCACAGAAGTATACAAACTAACGACACTCATACTTACCTACCTGAATGCTGGGCAGGACTAGTGCCTTTGAAAGCAGAATATTACAAAGGTATCGTTAGTATCTGTAATTGCTATAAATTCCTTACTCATTACCTTTTGTTTTCCAGCTTTATCACATCACTATGCAGCAAAGTGTATTGAAATTGGCGAAAAAATGAATGGACCAGTGAAAGATTCCCAGAAAGTGGACCTATTCATAGTAAATGACTTTATTATTGAAGATAGTCACAGTGCGTGTGCGTTGAAACGAGCCCACATGAAGGAATCGCTGGCTAGTCATGAAGAGGCCCAAAGATTGCAAAGGATGTGTCGTTATTTGAAGGTAAGTGAAGGTTTGAGGTTCTTTCTTAAGTGGAAATTGGAGTTCTTGTGGATCTACTTGACGGAATGTTATCCATTCTGCAGTTACCATCAGCTGGCGATCCTCCAATTATTTCTTTCGTTTCCTAAGCAAatctttattttaagttttctcGTATTTCATCTGAGTTTGGAAACAGTTTCTGCTGAGTTAAAAGCGGAATTAGATCTGTTTATTTTGACGGTAATCGAAGTAATTTGGATTTTCGCTCACAATGAAATACTAATATAGTAGGACCTCATTAACTCAACATATTAATTGAGTCGACATCTCGAACATCAAATGCGGACGAGATCCTAATATGGTAATCACGAACAACGAAATAGGCCAAGCTTAGCTTCGGCGGCGAATGTAACTATTTAGTGTTGTTCATTCCTTATGAATGCACTCGTACAAATATTGACCAACATTTAGGGAATTTTGCAGCGCTTACTTTCAGGTGTCCCGATAGGTCAATGGTTGGAGCACCAagctgagtcaaaccagggtaataatcaggggcgagcgcaatgtcgATAACGTCGCCTCCCTCTGGGTGctgtgtaccgtcacggtcttcaatgaagtactctaatacACTAACCTAATTGGATTGTCATGCCAATGATTGTTATCATTGTTTCCAGGTCCGCGCAGAGGAAACTCGGGcctggagtgaaaattatgccaaAAAACCGGCCCAAAATGCAAaattattacacattttttaattgaaatttttgttttgggcCTCCGAGAAAACTCCGGTCCGGAGGGAATTCCCTCTTTCCCTACCCCCTCCTGTCAGACCTGTTTGTTTTAAAGACTGTCTAAATGATGTGTCAATTAAACAAGCAtcggagaaaagtagttttccgGAAatcaataaatagaaaaaatcaTATGGAAAATGTATTTGTATGTGcaaaaaggaatgaaatccatGACATATTGTCAGGTAACCTCAGGTAAAACAAGAGAATAACAATTATTCTCCCAATGACTAGAAATGTCAGAGCGTGTTCGCTAAGCGGACCTCTCATATGAAGTGATTACTAGAGACCGTTCGTTATTAGGTATCATGTACACATCTATATATTGGAAAATATGGAATAAATGTAAAACGCTTAACAATTCTTATATATCAGGTTGAAAACGGAATATTGTCTcaagaaaagtaaatttcttaCTCCTGGTTATCCAGTGAAGGCGGAAACGGTAGGACTACAAGATGGTTATAGAACAGAAATATGAAGTTTCTCCTTAGAAAACATATATAATAACATAAGTATAACGGTTTCTGAGCAGGAATTGCTGTTTTTGGGTAAAATGCTGGCCAAATGGCACAAATGCTGTTGGAAGTGGTAAAGATATCGATGTACATTGGAATAAAACTAAAGGCATGGAAAGTCATATTGGTTAGGCTAGTTATGTTCTCCCTGCGGGCTGTTCCACCTTTCTTGCTGTAATATGTCGCTAACATAAACATCTGTCTGCTGTACAAGGGGAGTGCCTCCACCCTTACAACTTGAGATCTCTTAGTGACgttcaaaaaattgtttagctagtgtccgcagcctggatTTAGCTGGAGCTGGACAATCACAAAGGAGGTGCTTGGGGTTTTCTTTTCTACTGCACTCTAGCAACCAGGAggcctgggagaaacaacaagtctgtgaattagaaaagtacagggaacaatcgcaccaggcacgcaagttttaccaacaagtcagtaggatgaagccttacacacctcgatgttcatccagccgagacaaagggggaaatctgatttcggaaagaatgggcatattggagcgagggttgagtactttgatgaactactgaacaaccagaacattggcgagttggaggtcccgccaactgaagacgccggacaaatgctgccaccaccaagcatgaaagtaacagtgcgtgcaattcatcagcttaaaaaccataagtcgccaggagccgatgggattacagcggaattggttaaatatggaggcgaccaattacaccaactggttcatcaacggatgctcaaagtatgagacagcgaataaatgcctgaagattggcaacgaggcattatctgtctcatacataaaaaggaggatatcacgcagtgcagcaattatagaggtatcccgttgctgagtaccatctatgatataagatattctcctctatcttgctagcccggatagccacatacgctcaaaacatcattggcccataccaaaaaggcttcattccaggcaaataagcaacagatcagattttctctctgcggcaaacgatggaaaaactgttggaatatggacaacagttgcaccatcttttcatcgactttaaagccgtctatgacagcGTAgccaggtaaaactgtacacgaccatgagagaattcggtatcccaacgaaattgataacagtgactaggctgactctgaccaatgtgcgaggccagataaaagcagcacgatcactctcgagatcattcaatatcaacaacggtctatgacaaggggatgcccaatcatgcgtcctcttcaacctggtcctgtagaaagtgattcgcaatgtcGATGTAAATGggagagacaccatcctcttcaagtccacccaattactggcctatgttgacgatattgacctcatgggaagaataacccgagatgcACAGTTTACCTtgatctagatcgagcaggcggcgtgagatcttgggctgcacattaatgaaggcaagacgaagtacatggtggcaacgtcagcgccaaaatcgAAAGAACGAATAATGTCGAATCGAactagtcaaacgaaaacaataaggataggagactacaactttgagaccgttgaaaatttctcctatcttgggtcgaaaatcacaaccgacaacatctatgatgatgaaatccgcgcacggttgttggctgccaacagaacctatttcagtttacaaaaactatttcgcttgaaacgtctcaccatagggtactgtagaaggcaatgattctgccagtctttatgtattcctcggagacttgggttcttagcaaaaaagaaaaactgcgaactcttggccgagagaagaatcctctgaagaattgtttgccccttacatgaggatggacgattccgtagcctacataacaacgaaatctatgagcgataccacgaccgtctcgttgtggataaaattccgcTCAACtgattgcggtgggcgagtcacttaatccgtatggatgaggacgatccagcccggaaagtctataagggcaatgtatatggtagaaaagaaggcgatgatgatgatgactctgGTAAAATGATCGTCTATAGGTGCCCTATGTAAATCGCTGTAGTTCGTTTATACATGTCTGGTCAAAAAGCTTTCCTGATAGGTTTTTTGTGTAGGAGGGGTCATCTGAAATCAATAGCTGTCCGCAATATTTGACAGCTGCTGACTTCAGATGACGACAATTCATCACCTGTGCCGTGTGCATTTGACACATCTTAGATATCATTGGGACACCGGCTGCGTTCACCGAGCGTGCGTCAAGAGCGGAACTTTGGCTTATCAATCCGTCGGCCTGCTCACTCTCCTCTATATTTCTAtgaccggaaacccagaggaacaTTATTTCGAGTGTATCGACCAGGCTGCTTAGGGTGTCTCTGGCCGGCCTCATCAATTTGGATAATGCTAGCTTTGAGTATAAAGCCTTATTGACGGTTGGCTATTTGTGAGAATGATTATGTTACTCTTGGGGTTCGGATCACACCCCAGTCGTAGTCCGTTTCAAATAAACTGGTGAATCTGAGAAGTCCATTGGTCTCGTCTGCACTGTACGTATTCGAGAGTGCTTTCACACCGACTCCTCAGATTGATCTTTGATCCGTTGATAAAGAATATTGTGTCGTAATCTCGTAACACATCGTCGCTCTTCCACTCTGTCCTGATTGTAAAACCCACAGAAAAATGCTTCTTGAAGTTcggcttgcgtgtggcgtagtctATTGGCAATGATCAGAGTTCCCGAGATACTTCTTCTGGTAGTTATGTTATTATGGCCTTTGGGCTTCGTACGATACAGCGTATTTATTATGGAGGATGTGCAAGAGTACATTGACTGCAGGGATCCTCGTACTATCTGCAAATGCGTTTTTTGGATCCTATTAAATTTAGCTCTATTATATTTCTTGCTTAACACCAACTACCATACAATAAAACTTTACCTTAGGATGAGACGACCCTCCGCACCTTGATGTGTACATCAAGAGAACCGCGTTCGGCTGGAGACCCTGAATGCTCTCTTGTAGACTTATAACCTTCTTAGCTCTCAATTCTATGTGTAGTCTCCACTTCAACTTAAGATCCAGGATTACGGGATTTACATTGTAGAAAAGTAACAATTTAGTCGCCGCAGGTGAAATTCGGGTACCCTTGCCTTGTTGATAAATAGCAGCAGCTTCCTTTTTGTTGGCTTTAGGAAGGGTCCACATTCCTCTTTTTCTATCCAGGAACAGCCAAGGTATGTTGCTTTTAGTGTGGCGATCTCTCAAGAATGTTCCTCGTGAAGAGCGCCATATCTTGAAATGAGATAATTAGCAAACACGTTGCGAGGGTCCCTGATGGATGCCCTGGCGGTGTGTGCCGTAGCCTCATTTTATCGAAGCCATAAAAACATATGGTCCGATCACGCCGACGTTTTCGATCGTGCACCAAACTGTTACTTCGGGACTATGCAGAAGTTGTCCGTGAATTTGTGGATTGAGCTGGTTACTCTTTAGGGTTATTAAAAAATTGTGTCACGGGTGGAAACCTCTATTATTTCGATGAATGTTGAAATGCCGTAGGACTGCAAAGTAATCATACACAAACATACGTTATTCTAGTTTCAATGATTCCTTGATGCAAAACAGTAAAATGGTCTGAGTCGAGGAGTGGATTGCGCACGCCGCTGGGAGCATTCCTTTTGTCCCCCTGGGGTCTTTGAAAGATTAGAAAATGTATACAGCGAggtttagactgaaaagtattcagCTGTGATCTCTAATCGGGCACTCTTCAGTTCTCCGCTCTGAAAGCCTTATTGtcagttagtagggtgatatcaaggaccgcCTTCCGACTTTTGATAATTAAGCCTGTTTGCGTAAGGGGATTGTCAAACCGTCGATCTTTAATTCCTCTGTGCTTCCCGCGACGGCTGGGTCCAAGTAGTCtttggttttgcagagcggaaaacTTTGACGCTACCTTGGGGCGGTCGTCTACTCACAGGTTTGGTCAAGTGGCTATCTACCAGATCAAAGTTGATACTGTCCATTGTAAGACATCCCTCGAGTACTGCTAGGGCCTCTAAGAACTATACATTTATGCGGAGTTGGGAGGCTGTTCACTTCAGGTTTCTTCCCGTCATCTGAATTGGGAGAGGTTGTCTTTAAACATGAGAATCTTCGGCAGCAACCGGTCTCCTAGGAATCATGTCGTATGAGACAATTTTGATCTTCACCCTTTCCCCAGAGAGAAAGTCTCTGGAGAACTGGTGCTGGGAGAAATCAAAGCAAGGTATACATTCCCATGCTTCTCTTGTTGGTTGGTCAAGACCTGAGGCGAGAGTTTGCCGCTAGCGTAGCTCAGCGTCAGCTCCACTCGTAAATGGCTTCTGGTCACTTTACTGAAGGGTTCTGTAGTGCGATTGCTTGACGTCTGAGTTTTGTAAAAGTTTCCAGGCGATTGTTAAGGAATATATGAACTCCATGACAATCGTGATATTTTGGTATATACGAAGTATTTAaggatttttattatttgcaatgTTATTCTGATACCAGCTCTTAAGTAGGCTCCAATGGACTCACATGTTTTCACTGGCTTCCAAGAGCATTTTTGTTGGTCCTCATTCCATGGAGGATCGCTGGCCGGTACTCGCTACGTACAGTTCGACGATAGTGGTTTTCAGGTTGGAAACCTCTAGGCAGTGTGACGCCTTGCATCAGGAAGGCCTGGGTGTTGGTTCTAGATAGTACTATGGCTAGCACCCCCAATATTGCGTTCGACGGCTACTGCCTGCTGGTTGGATGCCAGCAGTTCATTCGCCGTTGGTGGACTTGGTAGTGGTGATGCTCTTCTCTTATACTGttgtcctttttattttttagaatttgAGTCCGGCCGTCTAGCCCGGCCGCCAGGGTAAAAGTCCTAATTGAAACTGTAGATGCTTAAGGTATTTAGAGTCCGCATACTAGATACCACGTGTCCGCTAAGATACGCAGTCATCGAAGTATATTGTTTCATCTTGGCTTGGGTCTGTTAGCACCTTTTACAGTGCAGTGAGACCACGCCCGGGCTGTTACTCCGGTTCTAACCCCTCCAGGCAGCTTTTTGAGACCAGCAAGCAAACATATTGTTGGTCGTGTGAGAGCTTGTCCAATTATGCAACGTTAACCTGAAACACGCTTCCTACCTCGTATTGTCGAAGTTTCCTATTCAGGTCCTGGAACGACTTGGCTCCACACAGGATGGTTTTCTTCAATTACTCATCTGGAATTCCTTCGATGATATTCTTGATCATTGATTGTCCAATTTCGTTTCTGAAGCAACCATCAGCATCCGAAAAATGTAGGTGTGGAATGCCTTATCGGTTTTCTTCTTATCTTGTGTAAGTTCTTCATGCACTGCATAGCAGTCTAGGCTAGTTTGGTGAGGGATTTTTTGAATCATGCTTTGGAATTTCTGGAAACCCTTCCGTTTCATCACCTTGAATTGCCCATGTGATTTAAATCCGTCTGTCACCAGCGAACTTTGAATCGCAATTTTCCGTTCAATAGCTTAGTACTCTAAATACCATCTGAATTCTTTTAAGAAAATCTGAAGAACTCTAGGGATTTTAATATAACTTGCGAATCTACTTAtacttttttcttttagaaTAAAACAGCTCTGATTCAAGTGCTTAAAGAGTCTTACTACAAAACTCGAGAGGAATACGAAAAATTCATTGAAGAGAAAACTGAAAAAGATATCGACGAAGATTTTGATCTTGTAGAAGTAAATGTTGAACGTAAGTACAAAAGACATCCCAGAAGAATATGGAAAACAAACTCTCCCTTTTACAGCATCTTCCAAATTCACGATCACTTTGACTGGACCCGATTTTACCTCATATAAAGTGGATGATCCTTTCAAACGATTAGGCCCAATTGCCATCTTTTCCGCCCGAAGACATTGGACTGCACCGAGATGCGTGCGACTTCAACGAGGTACTATCAGATCCGAGGTGAAAATTAATTACGATTGCGAATGTAAATCATCCTCCGTCATTCGGGGAAATGAAACGCGAGTATGCTCGAAATGTCTGTCCTCAGACAGTATCAAGAATGACGACTCTGAGAGTTTTGAAAGTTTCGGATTCCACATTCGAGGCGATGCCCCTGTAATTATTTCACATGTAGATATCAACTCGTTAGCAGATGTAAGTAAAACTCAACATTAATGCGaactataattataataatttgaaCAAATCTTCAGTTGGGTGGAATCAAGGAGGGAGACTTCCTTGTGGAGATATCAGGAGTCGACGTTAAATGGTACACGCATCAACAAGTGGTACGACTTATACAATCTGCAGGAACGAGTCTAGAGTTAAAGGTTATTACCCCCATGGACCGAAATTACTTAAAGGTGCGTACTCACCAGGGTCTCCTTCTCTTTTTCAAACTGGATTCGTAACTCACATTTCTTACAGCCACTTTCATCCAACGGTTCTATTTCAACACTATCTGCGGCCAGTTCATCAGGAGTTTCGTCCGGCTCATCCAGTCCTACCGGAACCACGTCAAAGCCAAAATCCCGCAGTAAATCCAGTAAAGGGCGTTTCGGCACGCTATCGTCAACTGGTTGGAATCCATTCCGACGAACGCATAGTTTAGGAAAGATATTCTAATACGACATACGTTAAGCTATACCAAATACGAACACAAATGAATCCGTGGCCATTGTTGTTGATTTTTAAGTTCTTTTCCTTAAGTTTATTGATTTCGTTTTCACGAAAATAGTTTGAAGTTATTTCGCTACCGCTGTTCCGTTTCAgttgtttttatttcattttattatttatttaatgaaatcCTTTGTAATATGTGCTTACATGTTGCATACTTCCGTATACAGAAATTTATCAAGCGAAAAGTTGAAATatagtatttatttttattgtaagcagtttgttttccttttgcttACGTTGAACGGAGAGTTCAATAAAGCAACAATATTGTCACCATTGTCCAATTGTTCCACTCCTCTGTTGTGTACTCTTCttgggaatcttaacgatcatccccttcttccattctccaGATTTTCAGGTCTTAAGTGTGGGTGGAAGTGGTATCTCAGATAGAAAAACGCTTTTGATAGCAACGTGGTACTGCAAATATTGCTAGTCACTGCAGTAGATGCCCATACAACACGCAACTGCAGTTGTGTGAACATCGATGCCAATGTTATTAAGAACATCTAGAAGATGAAAGTTAAATCTATTGTGGATCGGTATTCGTCACTCTTTTGCCATATCACTAGGAAGCCTCTACTTTACACTGGACTGCATTGAATATCTTTTAGGAAGCCCCCTTTCCTTCTACATCAGAAGCATCCATTGGTGTGCAGCACTATATTATGAATTTACTCCCCAGTCTAGGCTTGATACCATTGCGGGTCCTTGATTAACATTTGCTCTTGCTATCGGTAGGGACAACCCGCAAAAGAAGAAGGGGCCCTCCAAATGTGCAAAAGGGTATGGAAGTAGTAAAAAGGCTTCGAAATTGACCTAACTGTCCAAATGCGTTGTAGTATAGGAGTATTAGGGCTTAAAATGTAAAGCGCAATAGTATTTTTCTCAGAACTCACCAAAAGGCTTGGCAATTGgcaattgcactgtgcgcgtttttttttggatatcgaaggagcattcgacaacacatcgcacacagagatacaggatgccctgagccgcaaaggagtgggaaacaccctggcactctggatgggcaaaatgctagaaagcagacaaatagaggtacaaacaggtacaaattctattatcatgaacaccactcaaggctgtccacagggcggagtactatcgccgctgatgtggagtatggtagtggatgaactcctggacgtgttaactaatactggaatacaagtccagggctacgcggacgacattgttctaatctgtaggggcaaatatgaagataccctatgtgatagaatccaaactggattaagggttactagtgcctggtgcaggaaggtggactgcggatcaacccaaccaaaaccaccatagtaccattcactaggaggcgtaagctggatcacctgaaagccataacattacatgatatggaggtgaaacgagaaacagaggtcaaatacttgggaatcacgctagaccaaaaattactctggaagacacatgtgggaaacacttgtcggaaagccacgagggctctgatgacttgcagatccatagcaggaaaaaaatggggttgtagcccgaagatactactttggatatatactgcaatagtaagaccaatgattacctatggagcggtaatctgggcagaaagaacccaactcagcacacaagccagggaattacataagctccaaaggctggcttgcgtgtgtatcagtggggcaatgaggacatgcccaacggcatccctggaggtccttctgggattaacccctctccatctgcacatacagatgcaggcaaggagatcaatattcaggatggccggtagcatgagtgaggcggggagctgcctaaatcgaaggaagattgatatcctttctaggcggtatcccgaattactgataccgggggacaacatgacaacgaggtttcacttcgataagaagtttgaaacacgttggagtaacaagacaaactgggaaagcgtggctgtgacatacggcttaaaccagcaactgattacttggtacactgacggatccctcacagcagagggagcgggtgccggtgtcattggtccaaggaaaatgtactttgagccaatgggcaggtacactagcatatttcaggcggaaatttacgccatagacaaatgtgcctcctttaatctgcaaaggaactacagggggcagaacatagctattctcaccgatagccaagcagcgatcaaggcacttaggtccaaccaggtgaactctaaactggtatgggaatgccttgagagactgaatacactcggctcgtccaacaaggtctggatactttgggttccaggccatgctgggctggaaggcaatgaggcagcggatgaactagccaaaaagggagcagggatgcctttatacgggccagaacccttctgtggaatcggaaacggtttcatggctatgaatctaagaaacgaagaaaaacggttgagggaactatattgggcgggcctagcagggatggagcagtccagggtgcttattgggggatacgaacccatgcgcacaaaggattgcttaaacctcaccaaaaagaacctccgaatcatagtgggaattctcactggtcattgtcggctgaactaccacctagggaagctagggatatctacggacactgcctgcaggttctgtgaggaggaggacgaaacctctatgcacgtcctaggacagtgtccagcacttgtgcaaagtaggtcgatacatctgggagaacacttaataccagatgcaaagctgaaacttctggaagtggggaacatactaaagttcctaacggttactggcctgcttgagatactatgatggataggtacactataaccagtaaaaggggcacaatagttcttcaaggacgcggtgcgactttcccttaacaaaataataataataaggcttGGCTTCAAAACATCTCATTCAGATATcttcccaaataaagttaatcatagtATTTGAAGAATTTACTGGAAATCCCTCTCTTGAGTTAATTCAGAAATAGACATTTTCCAGTAATACAGGACACTACATAAAGCGCTATATTGGCAAAGAAGACGGAAGATCCATGCCCATTTGAGAGAGAACGAGTTATATGTTTAGAACTTATTCAAAGTATTcgttgcttgtcgtaaaagcgaCCAAATGAATTTATGTGCCTCGACGACGGTATCGGGGCTTCCCAGCATGGTTGGTTATTGTAACTTCATTGGGAATTTTAGCGGTGCACGGTGGGCATTCTGGAGTTAGGCGAGGCAAGGTGGTGGAATTCTAGGGGGTACTCTTCTACTTTTGCAGCATGGCGGTGTTGTACTCTGGTGAGCCTGTCAGAAATAGGTGTGAGTCGAGTAGTAGATTAATTCTTACCGCATCCGCAAGACCCACTTTGATGTTCtaggaacaacaacaacagcctatttccgcttacaaagactgttccgctagaaacgtctcaccatagggtcaaagctcttactgtacaagattaggatcttgccagtcctcatgtattctcggaaacttgtgttcttagcaagaaaaattgcgaactcttggccgctttcgagagaagaatccttcaaacaatttttggccccctacatgaggatggacgattccgtagcctacacaatgacgaaatttatgagcgataccatgaccgtccggttgtggataaaatccggctcaataggttacggtgggcgggtcacttaatccgtatggatgaggatgatcccacccggaaagtctattagggcaatatctatggtagaaaaagaagacgaggcagaccctgcctaagatggagcgttggcgtaggccaggacgccagacagcttttagggatatcgaattggtggacctcggcgcaaaaccaggatgtctggagctccttattaaggcagggctagaccggataccggttgttgcgccgttgatgatgatgatgatgatgaggaacaACAACCACAACAGAAACAAAATATTGACTATGAGATCCCGGTCCAAAAAAAGGACCATCTCAATAATACAGTGCTATGTATCAATGTAACTCGGTAAATATGTAGAATTTCGATCTATAACTTCTGCAGTATATTCGCAACATattttgctttcaaaatatagATATATAAAACGAAAATTCGATTTCTGGAAACCATCACAtaaggaaccccccttaagggcAGTCTACTCTTGATACTAgcagtgattttttttatcaacgaaCGAATCTATTTTCACTTATTGACTGCATATAAGGTTTCTGATTTTCGCATAGCAGGGACGCGACAACCTCTTCCTCATACGGCTTACATACGACTAAAATGAGGACTTGAATATAGCGATTACAAGGTCCAAGGATTTGCAATTGTAAAAAGCTTCCACTTCTCGTGACAAA
The DNA window shown above is from Hermetia illucens chromosome 5, iHerIll2.2.curated.20191125, whole genome shotgun sequence and carries:
- the LOC119657546 gene encoding rhophilin-2 isoform X2; the encoded protein is MGYVKDIELKGSDPRAATCRGKLQNRRCRLNQEINKELRLRAGAENLFKATTNRKLKDTVALELSFVNSNLQLLKEQLAELNSSVEIYQNERHGNIMPMIPLGLKETKEINFIDPFSDFILEHYSEEPSIYTDAIADITDTRQAARTPARDLQGVSLLFRYYNLLYYVERRFFPPDRNLGIYFEWYDSLTGVPSCQRTIAFEKACILFNLGAVYTQIGAKHDRTSEKGLDSAVDSFLRAAGVFRHIYDTFTNAPSMDLKPQVLDVLVSLMLAQARECLFEKLELQVDSPEVKPLAMTYRELSGEAAQLTKEYLDMHRSIQTNDTHTYLPECWAGLVPLKAEYYKALSHHYAAKCIEIGEKMNGPVKDSQKVDLFIVNDFIIEDSHSACALKRAHMKESLASHEEAQRLQRMCRYLKNKTALIQVLKESYYKTREEYEKFIEEKTEKDIDEDFDLVEVNVEPSSKFTITLTGPDFTSYKVDDPFKRLGPIAIFSARRHWTAPRCVRLQRGTIRSEVKINYDCECKSSSVIRGNETRVCSKCLSSDSIKNDDSESFESFGFHIRGDAPVIISHVDINSLADLGGIKEGDFLVEISGVDVKWYTHQQVVRLIQSAGTSLELKVITPMDRNYLKPLSSNGSISTLSAASSSGVSSGSSSPTGTTSKPKSRSKSSKGRFGTLSSTGWNPFRRTHSLGKIF
- the LOC119657546 gene encoding rhophilin-2 isoform X1, whose translation is MDTTKNSKENGSHFIRGSDPRAATCRGKLQNRRCRLNQEINKELRLRAGAENLFKATTNRKLKDTVALELSFVNSNLQLLKEQLAELNSSVEIYQNERHGNIMPMIPLGLKETKEINFIDPFSDFILEHYSEEPSIYTDAIADITDTRQAARTPARDLQGVSLLFRYYNLLYYVERRFFPPDRNLGIYFEWYDSLTGVPSCQRTIAFEKACILFNLGAVYTQIGAKHDRTSEKGLDSAVDSFLRAAGVFRHIYDTFTNAPSMDLKPQVLDVLVSLMLAQARECLFEKLELQVDSPEVKPLAMTYRELSGEAAQLTKEYLDMHRSIQTNDTHTYLPECWAGLVPLKAEYYKALSHHYAAKCIEIGEKMNGPVKDSQKVDLFIVNDFIIEDSHSACALKRAHMKESLASHEEAQRLQRMCRYLKNKTALIQVLKESYYKTREEYEKFIEEKTEKDIDEDFDLVEVNVEPSSKFTITLTGPDFTSYKVDDPFKRLGPIAIFSARRHWTAPRCVRLQRGTIRSEVKINYDCECKSSSVIRGNETRVCSKCLSSDSIKNDDSESFESFGFHIRGDAPVIISHVDINSLADLGGIKEGDFLVEISGVDVKWYTHQQVVRLIQSAGTSLELKVITPMDRNYLKPLSSNGSISTLSAASSSGVSSGSSSPTGTTSKPKSRSKSSKGRFGTLSSTGWNPFRRTHSLGKIF